A segment of the Triticum urartu cultivar G1812 chromosome 1, Tu2.1, whole genome shotgun sequence genome:
ATCAAGGTCGCCCTGCATCACATGTCACGTCACTCGCCAGCTGGCCTCTATAGAAGTGCCGCCCTACATCACAACCCGCCTCTCATTCGCGAAGAGATAAGCGAGCAAGTGAGGGGCGGTTTGCGGGCCCCGCGAGACACAATGTGCATTGCGAGTGACCGGCACAATTCCTAGTCGGTCGCCTCGCATGAATCATTTTGCTTGCAAGTTTATGCACCTAATCAGTTCACTTATCAATCTAACTGATGAAGAGAGACGGATAATATATTTCAACACAACACGTCGCAACAGACTTCAAAGGTACACTTGTGCGACAAGCACCAGGGGTGATGAAGCACCTGCTAGAAGCGACCTAATTGAAGTGGCATATGACAAAGGTGCCCTTTTTCTGTCAACTATTCCAACAACGGGGACAACGAAAGGTAGGTGAGCAGGCCATTTCCCCTTCTGAGATTCCAACCATGGAAAAAACAATACATTTGAGTTGCGATTCAGATTCAGATTTATCAACCTACCCCCGCGTCGTctcccttggaggcggcgactcGGGCGGACCTCTGCCCCCGTCGCCGAAGCACCCCCTCCTCCCCcttccaccctcgccgccgccggcacaCGTCGCTGGGCGAAGCCCGCTGGCGGCTGGCGGCGACGGGACCTGCTCCCTTCCGCGCGGGGCTCCCTGTGCGCGTGGATCCGCGTTGGTGCGCACGCAGCGGTCCGGCTCGGCGCGCTTTCAAGCTGCTGCGCGCGAGGGGGTGCCGGTGCTGGCTGCTGTGGGGCGCGGGAGGTGGTGCCGGGCTCGGCCTGGGCTTGTTCAGGACGCGGGCATTTGCCGCGGATCTGGTTGGTGCTGCCGCCGTCGGGTCGTTCCAGATCTGGGCAGGCATCGGCGTTTCTACGGCCTCCCTCTCGCCACTCTGCGTTCTGCGCCGGTGGTGCCTGCTGCCGGCTTTGGGCCGGGCCAGCTTGTGCGGGGATAGAGGTGGAGGGGGTCCCGGGCTCTACGGCGACGGCACTTGTGGCCTACTTCTCCTGGTGTCGTGGGGGTGCTCCTCTCCCCTCCCGGGGCCTGCTGCGGCGGCCGGAGGTGACCCAGTCTTTGGACCTTGAGGCAAGGCTTGGTGTCTGGCTCCGGGTGAAATCCTTGCACAGACCTCTGGTTGGTGCCGGTGATGCGCGGCGCCTTTTGGTGTCGTTCCCCCTATTGGGGCGTCGCCGAGGAGTCCAGTCCACCAAAATCCCTCGAGTTCAGTGTCTCCGGGCAAACGCTCATGATCTGGTATTGCTAGATCGGGCGACGACGGCATCATATACGTTGCTACCTCCTTGGAGGCGTCATCTTGGAGACCTGTGGGTGGTGACCAACGGCTCATGTGGTTGACGGTGGAGTGTGCCTGATGACGGCGGTGGTGCGGCGGCCTTTGGGGTCGGCGGTGGTTCCTTGTCTCTCTTCTTCGGCGGTGTTCGTACTCGGGTGCTCTTTGCTGTGTCTCTGCTTGGCGATGCCCTGCGTCTTTGCCGGTGGCACACAGGTGCCGTGACGTCGTCTCGGTCTCGCCTGGCCTTTCGAATGTACCCCCGACACAGGTGGTGTCGTGGCGTTGTATTTTCTCGGCTGTGCGGTGTCCTTCGATTGCGTCGACGACGCAGTGCCGTGGTTTGATCTGCTAGGCAATGCCCTTCAACTACGCCGGTGACACACAGGCTCCGTGGTGTCGTCTCGGCCCCGCGTGACCCTTCGAATGCGCCCCATGACACAGGTGGTGTCGCGGCGTTGTGCAGTCTCGGATGTGCGGAGCCTTTCGATTGCGTTGATGATGCAGTGTCGTGGTTTTATAGGCATTCAGATGgggaaatcccccccccccccccccccccccctttgaaaattaaaaaaaaaaatTCCAACCATGGGGTCAAAAAATGAGAAAATTCAGGGTATCAGGGAAGGCGTTTACATCCAGTGCATTCCAGAGGACGCCGACCTTCAACATTCTAATTTTAGAGCTCAACTGTGGCCCAAAACCGAGAGAGGTCCTATTCTTGGCTGAGCACATTGACCTCCACAAAAGGCACGGTGACAATGCTCCTCCTACCCGATCACATCCCCTCCACAGGGATCGCATTCTTCTTGCAAGACGAGTGCGATGGCAATCTGTGACCAGGATCTCGCAGCAAGGGAGGAGAACTCCTCGTCCATGCTGCCATTGCATGTGCAAGGAGTCTTCTGGATTGTACAGAGCAGAGAGGTTGGAGATCTCGTGGTGGGCACGAGGAGGAGGTTCGGTTGAGAGGCACATGCATTGGGGAATTCGGGCCGTGAAATGCTTTTCATGCTTCAGGCCTGAGAAGAAGACGTCGCCGAGGAGGACGGCATCAGGGGAGGTCACCACCTCCCCTGTCGCAAATGCCGCCGTCTCGACGCGATCTGGAGCACCCCTCACGGAATCTGGTAAGGGCCAAGGAGGATTCGTTTTGTACCATTTGTCAAATCCATCTTGCTGGCATGCTTGTCCCTGTAATGCATGTTGAATTCTGATAATAATGCATGACGGGTCACAATGGTATTTAAATATGGACCGCAGACTATTGCAGCAGTCTCTTTGAATTTCGTCGAGAGCAAAACTAAGATCCTTCAAATAAGCACAAAATGGAGTTCTCGATCGCTAACAAATACTGAAAACTCACCTTGCAGAGGGTCTGAAACATGGGCAATCATCATCCGAAATAAGAGCAAACGGTGAACCTGCCGAAAGGTCTAGCATGGCCAAAAATGCAAGAGCATTCACATACCGTGAGTTAGCGACAGCCACCAAGAACTTCCGCTCCGACTACCTTCTGGGAGAGGGGGGCTTTGGCAGGGTCTACAAGGGGCAGCTTGAAAATGGCCAGGTATATACAGGAACAACCCAATGACAAACATTCTTCGGATAGTCCTATTGACATGTAACAATCTGCTAATTTTGCTTCAATTATCTTTCTGATGCATGATCAGATTGTAGCTGTCAAACAACTAGACCTGAACGGATTTCAAGGCAACCGCGAGTTCCTGGTTGAAGTCTTGATGCTCAGCCTCTTACACCATCCAAACCTGGTCAGCTTGGTAGGCTATTGCGCAGACGGAGATCAACGGCTACTGGTGTACGAGTACATGGCCCTAGGTTCACTTGCAGACCACCTGCTTGGTAAGCGCTAGTCTTTTCTTCATTAATACATTCAAACTTGACAACATCCAAATTACACTACGTACAATGAAAATCTAGATTCTTATTGATCATGAATTAACATCTATGCATCATTTTGAACTTAAAAATCAT
Coding sequences within it:
- the LOC125546146 gene encoding probable serine/threonine-protein kinase PBL25, with the protein product MRKFRVSGKAFTSSAFQRTPTFNILILELNCGPKPREVLFLAEHIDLHKRHGDNAPPTRSHPLHRDRILLARRVRWQSVTRISQQGRRTPRPCCHCMCKESSGLYRAERLEISWWARGGGSVERHMHWGIRAVKCFSCFRPEKKTSPRRTASGEVTTSPVANAAVSTRSGAPLTESEGLKHGQSSSEIRANGEPAERSSMAKNARAFTYRELATATKNFRSDYLLGEGGFGRVYKGQLENGQIVAVKQLDLNGFQGNREFLVEVLMLSLLHHPNLVSLVGYCADGDQRLLVYEYMALGSLADHLLDITTDQTPLSWHIRMKIAHGTAKGLEYLHEKANPPVIYRDLKSPNILLDEEYNPKLSDFGLAKLGPVGEKTHVSTRVMGTYGYCAPEYIKTGQLTIKTDVYSFGIFLLELITGRKAVDSTKPASDQILVNWAMPIIRDRRRYHELVDPLLRGEYPEKDLSHAVAVAAMCLHEEDSARPYMSDAVVALGFLAEVPASCEEKPSIAPQKKQAEDPPLSDGTQQDKSTFDRQRVVAQAIEWGAMRQKQKAQTQGKTTDSQCITDPTEANRV